In Acidobacteriota bacterium, one DNA window encodes the following:
- a CDS encoding BamA/TamA family outer membrane protein: protein MKRPFPINHRWRQPDSTATLASSRVIMVVAVLMTLIGTVVGEASDGLLIRHATVEAIGPVDEAAIIEVLELQPGQRLDRQRLRDLILTLYASGEVEWLRVESTEADDGIDIVIRLSTRSKISAIRVRTGNPMLRVRVRRWMQMDIGDPVTAEGIEANRRRIERRLHERGYTNAVVEAYVDFDRQTNTVAMEFEVDAGDPEVVRSVVLDGVPEAEATAAAPKYKVGDRLTSKLEDRLRTSTEANLRSMGYWEAEVLATERRGDGADVDLILRVETGDRYRLELETPPESLDIAKQAFPDPELEEIHPAQTEALAEQVQENLQEAGYLLADVTAELGTDGDEQVLTLNVDPGRKLKVAEVDFPGAESVSSRELEAAVTVQKGRTGGRLHQAISNSTLEKDRKTLEDFYQSEGFPYATLTPPEIVPLEDGESVRILFPVDEGVRWFISEIRIDGLPVEAAAELEASPLELLEGSPWSPGAVERARNRLETALADSGYPEGTVEAQVDTSQEGSASIHFLVSAGPFVRVGEVIIAGLKHTRESLVSGVVERAGVRTGEPLSRRKMLDAQRGLFELGLFRRVELAPMPGQEHREERNIVISCEEGEQKSYLFGIGYSNVDAARLILGWSHLNLLGRAYAFSAEASISSNQKRYSLSLRKQRALGLPVPGYLAVYRTDEVLGDRNVDRRGLWVDFGDRLKRPFRPWFRYEYEITEPETLPLDDPRNPGDNIQEAKVASITPSLEWDTRDNPLAPTRGVFASASLQYAFPAFKADANFLKLQTGATYYRPLLRGFGAVGLRLGAIEPLDDDPNEQPNLQIPFAYRFFGGGRTTHRAFDTDQLGIPGQTIIDGRPVGGNATLLFNIEYRRRISGPFFASIFVDAGNVWDSPDHVDLSDIEWGPGLGFQYVTPAGPLRAEYAWRLDAPPGESGGQFFISFGVPF, encoded by the coding sequence ATGAAAAGGCCGTTCCCGATCAACCACCGTTGGCGCCAGCCCGATTCTACGGCAACGTTGGCCAGTTCGCGCGTGATCATGGTCGTGGCGGTGTTGATGACCCTGATCGGTACGGTCGTCGGCGAAGCCTCCGACGGGCTACTGATTCGACATGCGACGGTCGAGGCGATAGGACCGGTCGACGAGGCGGCGATCATCGAAGTGCTCGAGCTGCAGCCCGGCCAACGCCTCGACCGTCAGCGGCTCCGCGATCTCATCCTGACCCTCTACGCGTCCGGCGAAGTGGAGTGGTTGCGTGTGGAGTCCACCGAGGCCGACGACGGCATCGACATCGTGATTCGCCTCAGCACCCGATCCAAGATATCCGCTATCCGCGTCCGAACAGGCAATCCGATGTTGCGAGTCAGGGTCCGCCGATGGATGCAGATGGACATCGGCGATCCTGTCACCGCCGAGGGCATCGAGGCGAACCGAAGAAGAATAGAGCGCCGCCTCCACGAACGTGGCTACACGAACGCCGTCGTCGAGGCATATGTCGATTTCGACCGGCAGACGAACACCGTGGCGATGGAATTCGAGGTCGACGCGGGCGATCCCGAGGTTGTGCGCTCGGTCGTCCTCGACGGCGTCCCGGAAGCCGAGGCGACCGCCGCTGCCCCCAAGTACAAGGTCGGGGACCGACTGACATCGAAGCTCGAAGACCGCCTCAGGACCAGCACCGAGGCGAATCTTCGTTCGATGGGCTACTGGGAGGCCGAGGTCCTTGCAACGGAGCGCCGTGGCGACGGAGCAGATGTCGACTTGATTCTGCGGGTGGAAACCGGCGACCGATACCGCCTCGAGCTGGAAACACCTCCCGAGAGTCTCGATATCGCCAAACAGGCCTTCCCCGATCCCGAGCTGGAAGAAATCCATCCCGCCCAGACCGAAGCGCTGGCCGAGCAGGTCCAGGAAAACCTGCAGGAGGCGGGTTACCTGCTGGCCGATGTCACGGCCGAGCTCGGCACCGACGGTGATGAGCAGGTCCTGACCCTCAACGTCGATCCCGGCCGAAAGCTCAAGGTCGCAGAGGTGGACTTTCCCGGTGCAGAGAGCGTCAGCTCACGTGAGCTCGAAGCCGCGGTCACGGTTCAGAAGGGCCGTACCGGGGGGCGTCTTCACCAGGCCATCAGCAACTCGACTCTCGAGAAAGACCGCAAAACTCTCGAAGATTTCTACCAGAGCGAGGGCTTCCCGTATGCCACGCTGACACCACCTGAGATCGTACCGCTGGAAGACGGCGAAAGCGTGCGCATTCTCTTTCCCGTCGATGAAGGAGTCCGATGGTTCATTTCCGAGATCCGTATCGACGGCCTGCCCGTTGAAGCCGCGGCAGAGCTCGAGGCCTCCCCTCTCGAGCTCCTCGAGGGCAGCCCCTGGAGCCCGGGCGCGGTCGAGCGCGCCCGCAACCGCCTCGAGACCGCACTGGCCGATTCCGGCTACCCGGAGGGTACGGTAGAGGCGCAGGTCGACACCTCACAGGAGGGGAGTGCATCGATTCACTTCCTGGTATCGGCCGGGCCATTCGTCCGCGTCGGCGAGGTCATCATTGCCGGCCTCAAGCACACCAGGGAGAGCCTGGTTTCCGGCGTCGTCGAACGGGCGGGAGTCCGCACCGGCGAACCGCTGTCGCGGCGAAAGATGCTCGACGCGCAACGCGGGCTGTTCGAGCTCGGTCTCTTCCGGCGGGTCGAGCTCGCGCCAATGCCCGGCCAGGAGCACCGGGAGGAACGCAACATCGTGATCAGCTGTGAGGAGGGCGAGCAGAAGTCCTACCTCTTCGGCATCGGCTACTCCAACGTCGATGCCGCGCGCCTCATCCTCGGGTGGTCGCACCTCAACCTCCTCGGCCGGGCCTATGCGTTCTCGGCAGAGGCGTCGATTTCCAGCAATCAAAAGCGGTACTCCCTGTCACTCCGCAAGCAGCGGGCTTTGGGGCTGCCGGTCCCCGGCTACCTTGCCGTGTATCGAACCGATGAGGTCCTCGGCGATCGAAACGTCGATCGGCGGGGCCTGTGGGTCGATTTCGGAGACCGCCTCAAGCGACCGTTCAGGCCGTGGTTCCGATACGAGTACGAGATCACCGAACCCGAAACGTTGCCGTTGGACGACCCCCGCAACCCGGGCGACAACATCCAGGAAGCCAAGGTCGCATCGATCACACCGAGCCTCGAATGGGATACGCGTGACAACCCGCTGGCACCGACCAGGGGAGTCTTCGCGTCTGCCTCGCTCCAGTACGCCTTTCCGGCGTTCAAGGCCGACGCCAATTTTCTCAAGCTGCAGACGGGTGCCACCTATTATCGGCCGTTACTCCGAGGATTCGGTGCCGTCGGCCTGCGCCTCGGGGCGATCGAGCCGCTCGACGACGACCCCAACGAGCAGCCCAACTTGCAGATTCCCTTCGCCTATCGGTTCTTCGGCGGGGGCCGCACCACCCACCGGGCGTTCGACACCGACCAGTTGGGCATCCCGGGCCAGACGATCATCGATGGACGACCGGTCGGCGGCAACGCGACCCTCCTCTTCAATATCGAGTACCGTCGCCGCATATCGGGGCCGTTCTTCGCGTCGATCTTCGTCGATGCCGGCAACGTTTGGGATTCGCCGGACCACGTCGACCTCTCGGACATCGAGTGGGGACCCGGTCTCGGTTTTCAATACGTGACCCCCGCCGGTCCGCTGCGGGCGGAGTATGCGTGGAGGCTCGATGCGCCACCGGGCGAATCCGGGGGCCAGTTCTTCATCAGCTTTGGCGTACCGTTCTAG
- a CDS encoding calcium/sodium antiporter, with the protein MPFEASLPWLLVTGGIFCLGLGGSWLVDGASRIALRLGISPMVVGLTVVGFGTSMPEFAVSLTAALRGSGGLSLGNAVGSNIMNLMLVLGVAAVLVPIHVVGGRRLLYRDLAFGLVPAIVLVAFARTGFINRPTAIVLLAIFAVFIVVTVTQSRGRNSEQAVVTGTLTRHLTLTFVGIAILVGGSEMLVKGGVNLARQFGVSEALVGLTVVAFGTSLPELATSVVAVLKGQSEIGVGNVLGSNVFNLGLVVGTAFAIRPAAVPIEVIHWDIPLLVAATVVVGLIVIRDSRISRLEGAFMLAFFAAYLVFLGIRIA; encoded by the coding sequence GTGCCATTCGAAGCATCACTTCCCTGGCTATTGGTGACCGGCGGCATCTTCTGTCTCGGGCTGGGCGGCTCCTGGCTGGTCGACGGTGCATCGCGCATCGCCCTGAGGCTCGGCATCTCGCCGATGGTCGTCGGGTTGACGGTGGTCGGCTTCGGCACCTCGATGCCCGAGTTCGCCGTCTCGCTGACGGCGGCGCTTCGTGGCAGCGGTGGCCTGAGCCTCGGCAACGCCGTCGGCTCGAACATCATGAATCTGATGCTGGTTCTCGGGGTGGCGGCAGTTCTCGTACCGATCCATGTCGTCGGCGGGCGGCGCCTGCTCTACCGGGACCTCGCATTCGGACTCGTGCCGGCAATAGTTCTGGTGGCGTTCGCCCGAACCGGATTCATCAACCGGCCGACAGCGATTGTCCTTCTGGCGATTTTCGCGGTTTTCATCGTCGTCACCGTCACCCAGTCGCGGGGCCGCAACTCGGAGCAGGCGGTGGTGACCGGCACACTGACCCGCCATCTCACACTCACCTTTGTCGGCATCGCCATCCTGGTCGGCGGCTCCGAGATGCTGGTCAAAGGCGGCGTCAACCTCGCGCGGCAGTTCGGCGTGTCCGAAGCCCTGGTCGGTCTCACCGTGGTCGCATTCGGCACCTCCCTGCCGGAGCTCGCGACCTCCGTGGTCGCAGTCCTCAAGGGACAGTCCGAGATCGGGGTGGGCAACGTCCTCGGATCCAACGTCTTCAACCTCGGTCTGGTGGTCGGGACGGCCTTCGCGATTCGGCCGGCGGCAGTGCCGATCGAGGTCATCCACTGGGACATTCCGTTGCTGGTGGCAGCCACCGTTGTGGTCGGGCTCATCGTCATCCGCGACAGCCGCATCAGCCGGTTGGAGGGCGCGTTCATGCTCGCCTTTTTCGCCGCCTACCTGGTGTTTCTCGGGATCAGAATCGCATAG
- the uvrB gene encoding excinuclease ABC subunit UvrB, producing the protein MTTRFVLNTQFQPAGDQVQAIERLVEGVDGGVAFQTLLGVTGSGKTFTMAKVVEATNRPTLVLSHNKTLAAQLYQEFKAFFPDNAVEYFVSYYDYYQPEAYVPASDTYIEKETSINEEIDRMRLSATRSLFERRDVLIVASVSCIYGLGSPEAYFGMLQLFEKDVEEPLDDVLKQLAKMQYERTHLDLAPGSFRLRGDSLEIYPPYDDTAVRISFWGDQVESIERIDPVRGKALEELDRLPIYPRTHYVTPRSQLLKAIDAIRVERDERLAELDAAGKLLEAQRLGQRVNFDLEMLTELGYCNGIENYSRHLTGRQPGEPPPTLLDYFPHDFLCIIDESHVTVPQVGGMFHGDRSRKQTLVDFGFRLPSALDNRPLTFEEFEERIQQVVFVSATPGPYELEHTEGEVVEQLIRPTGLLDPQVEVREASNQVDDLLAEIRAVVARKERVLVTTLTKRMAEDLSSYLAEVGVRVRYLHSEINTLERSAILADLRKGEFDVLVGINLLREGLDLPEVAMVAILDADQEGFLRSETSLIQTIGRAARNVDGRAILYADRETGSMQRALGETRRRRERQAAHNAEHGIEPRTIVKDVASPLLAMAELDYYGPGAQPLRVSSSEGDIPDDAVSLNKLITELEKRMRVAAKALEFEEAARLRDRLKELRRQQIYKA; encoded by the coding sequence ATGACGACTCGCTTCGTTCTCAACACTCAATTTCAGCCTGCCGGCGACCAGGTCCAGGCGATCGAGCGCCTGGTGGAAGGGGTCGATGGCGGGGTCGCGTTCCAGACCCTGCTCGGAGTGACCGGCTCGGGCAAGACCTTCACCATGGCCAAGGTTGTCGAGGCCACCAACCGTCCGACCCTCGTCCTCAGCCACAACAAGACCCTGGCGGCGCAGCTCTACCAGGAGTTCAAAGCCTTCTTCCCGGACAACGCGGTCGAGTACTTCGTGTCCTACTACGACTACTACCAGCCTGAGGCCTACGTGCCGGCGAGCGATACCTACATCGAAAAGGAGACCTCGATCAACGAGGAGATCGACCGCATGCGGCTGTCGGCGACGCGCTCGCTCTTCGAGCGGCGCGACGTGCTGATTGTCGCCTCGGTCAGCTGCATCTACGGCCTCGGCTCGCCGGAGGCCTACTTCGGCATGCTTCAGCTCTTCGAGAAGGATGTCGAGGAGCCGCTCGACGACGTGCTCAAACAGCTCGCCAAGATGCAGTACGAGCGGACGCATCTCGATCTCGCACCGGGCTCCTTCAGGCTGCGCGGTGACTCGCTGGAGATCTACCCGCCGTATGACGACACCGCGGTCCGCATCTCATTCTGGGGCGACCAGGTCGAGAGCATCGAGCGGATCGATCCGGTGCGCGGCAAGGCCCTGGAGGAACTCGATCGCCTGCCGATCTACCCGCGAACCCACTACGTCACCCCGCGGTCGCAGCTGCTCAAAGCGATCGACGCCATCCGCGTGGAGCGGGACGAGCGGCTGGCCGAGCTCGACGCGGCGGGCAAGCTGCTCGAGGCCCAGCGCCTCGGCCAGCGCGTGAACTTCGATCTCGAGATGCTGACCGAGCTCGGCTACTGCAACGGCATCGAGAACTACTCGCGCCACCTCACCGGCCGCCAGCCCGGCGAACCGCCGCCGACGCTGCTCGATTACTTCCCGCACGACTTCCTGTGCATCATCGACGAGTCTCACGTGACGGTTCCCCAGGTCGGCGGTATGTTCCACGGTGACCGCTCGCGCAAGCAGACCCTGGTCGATTTCGGTTTCCGCCTGCCGTCCGCGCTCGACAACCGGCCGCTGACCTTCGAAGAGTTCGAGGAGCGCATTCAACAGGTGGTCTTCGTCTCCGCCACCCCGGGGCCCTACGAGCTCGAGCACACCGAGGGCGAGGTGGTGGAGCAGCTGATCCGGCCGACCGGTCTGCTCGATCCGCAGGTGGAGGTCCGTGAGGCCAGCAACCAGGTGGACGATCTGTTGGCCGAGATCCGGGCGGTTGTCGCGCGCAAAGAACGGGTGCTGGTGACCACCCTGACCAAGCGCATGGCCGAGGACCTCAGCTCGTACCTGGCGGAGGTCGGCGTCCGGGTGCGCTACCTGCACTCGGAGATCAACACCCTCGAGAGATCGGCGATCCTCGCCGATCTCCGCAAGGGAGAGTTCGACGTGCTGGTCGGGATCAACCTCCTGCGCGAGGGCCTCGACCTGCCCGAGGTGGCGATGGTGGCGATTCTCGACGCCGACCAGGAGGGCTTCCTCCGCTCCGAGACCTCACTCATCCAGACCATCGGCCGTGCCGCGCGCAACGTCGATGGGCGGGCGATCCTCTACGCCGACCGGGAGACCGGTTCGATGCAGCGCGCACTCGGAGAGACCCGTCGCCGACGCGAGCGGCAGGCCGCTCACAACGCAGAGCACGGCATCGAGCCGCGGACCATCGTCAAGGACGTGGCGAGCCCGCTGCTGGCGATGGCCGAGCTCGACTACTACGGCCCGGGCGCGCAGCCCCTGCGGGTCTCAAGCTCCGAGGGCGACATTCCGGACGACGCGGTGTCTCTCAACAAGCTGATCACGGAGCTCGAAAAGCGCATGCGGGTGGCGGCCAAGGCGCTGGAGTTCGAGGAAGCAGCTCGGCTTCGTGACCGGCTCAAAGAGCTTCGAAGGCAGCAGATCTACAAAGCCTGA